The following are encoded together in the Ezakiella massiliensis genome:
- the secD gene encoding protein translocase subunit SecD, which translates to MNKKSIISFIIIVAIVLGIACVGLFGLKVGNKEFVKAKDAISLGLDLQGGVYVLLEAQTDATGNELTRIMEQSKAVIQQRVDGLGLSEPNIAIEGGNRIRVELAGVKDAEEAMELIGKTAQLAFVDPDGKTVLTGKNVVESMVQYTDDPVKGQVPVVSLEFDKEGSDLFYEATQRLAAETEPQKKLLFIVLDNEVISSPIVQTPISGGKAQISGENMSIDEAAKLATLIKAGALPVPLEELTSSVIGPTLGLDAYEKSILAICISLIAIMIIMLILYKALSIPAIIGLTVYTEILVIFYLLLDVKLTLPGIAGLILSIGMAVDTNVVIFERIREELKIGKTPEAAINAGHHRALSSVIDSNVTTFIAGLVLYKFGVASIKGFGITLMLGIVASMVTGVLLSRLILKLMTGFIKTKNPKVWGA; encoded by the coding sequence GAATTGCTTGTGTGGGTCTATTCGGCCTAAAGGTTGGTAATAAAGAATTTGTAAAAGCGAAGGATGCTATATCACTCGGATTAGACCTTCAAGGTGGGGTTTATGTTCTACTTGAAGCACAAACTGATGCTACAGGCAATGAACTAACCAGAATTATGGAGCAGTCAAAGGCTGTTATTCAACAAAGAGTAGATGGTCTTGGACTTAGTGAACCCAACATTGCTATTGAAGGTGGCAATAGAATAAGAGTTGAATTAGCAGGAGTTAAAGATGCTGAAGAAGCTATGGAGCTTATTGGCAAGACTGCACAATTAGCTTTTGTAGATCCAGACGGTAAGACTGTTCTTACAGGTAAAAATGTTGTTGAATCTATGGTTCAATATACAGATGATCCTGTTAAGGGACAAGTACCAGTTGTTAGCTTGGAATTTGATAAAGAAGGTTCAGATTTATTTTATGAGGCAACTCAAAGACTTGCCGCAGAAACAGAGCCACAAAAGAAACTACTCTTTATTGTTTTAGATAATGAAGTTATTTCATCACCTATAGTTCAAACTCCAATTAGTGGTGGCAAAGCTCAAATTAGTGGTGAAAATATGTCTATTGATGAAGCTGCTAAATTAGCAACACTTATCAAGGCTGGGGCACTTCCTGTACCACTTGAAGAATTAACAAGCTCAGTTATAGGACCTACATTAGGTCTGGATGCTTATGAAAAATCAATTTTAGCAATTTGCATTTCATTGATTGCAATCATGATTATTATGTTGATTTTATATAAGGCTTTATCAATCCCAGCTATAATTGGTTTAACTGTATACACAGAAATACTTGTTATTTTCTATCTATTATTAGATGTTAAACTAACCTTACCAGGCATTGCAGGTTTGATTTTATCTATCGGTATGGCAGTTGATACAAACGTTGTTATTTTCGAAAGAATCAGAGAAGAATTGAAGATTGGTAAAACACCTGAAGCTGCAATAAACGCAGGTCATCATAGGGCTTTATCATCTGTTATTGACTCAAACGTAACTACATTTATAGCAGGACTTGTTCTTTATAAATTTGGTGTAGCATCAATCAAAGGCTTTGGTATTACATTAATGCTAGGTATTGTAGCATCAATGGTTACGGGAGTTCTATTGTCAAGATTGATTCTAAAGTTAATGACTGGATTCATTAAGACAAAGAATCCAAAGGTATGGGGAGCATAG
- the secF gene encoding protein translocase subunit SecF, which produces MDFIKNRKIFYVISALFILTGIVFYFINGFNYGIDFTGGTVFEIHADSQLDSDELMSIFKPLDNTSSVVYSGEQKQTAIVKSTKDFNSKEVADIKNQLKEKFGIEKEKISNDTTGATMGRETRQKALTSILIAGALMLVYITIRFEFKFGLASVCALLHDVLVTLACYSIFQLPFNSSLIAAILTIVGYSINATIIIFDRIREEKKFMNGRTIEQVINESINKTLRRTIITTVTTVLAVVTLYYVGVEAVKILALPLLIGLLAGSYSSLFLASSFWYDFSKKSFKK; this is translated from the coding sequence ATGGATTTTATTAAAAACAGAAAAATATTTTATGTTATCTCAGCTCTATTTATATTAACAGGAATCGTCTTCTATTTTATAAATGGATTCAACTATGGTATTGACTTTACAGGTGGTACTGTATTTGAAATACATGCTGACAGTCAATTGGATTCAGATGAGCTGATGTCAATTTTTAAACCACTTGATAATACCTCATCAGTAGTATATTCAGGTGAACAGAAGCAAACTGCAATTGTAAAAAGCACAAAAGATTTTAATTCAAAAGAAGTTGCAGATATAAAAAATCAACTAAAAGAAAAGTTTGGTATTGAAAAAGAAAAAATTTCCAACGATACAACAGGCGCAACTATGGGACGTGAAACTAGACAAAAAGCATTAACCTCAATTTTAATTGCTGGTGCTTTGATGCTAGTTTATATCACAATTAGATTTGAATTTAAATTTGGATTAGCTTCAGTATGTGCTTTGTTGCATGACGTTTTGGTAACTCTTGCTTGCTATTCAATCTTCCAACTACCATTTAACTCGAGCTTAATTGCTGCTATTTTAACAATAGTTGGTTATTCTATCAATGCTACAATTATCATATTTGATAGAATTAGAGAAGAAAAGAAGTTTATGAATGGTCGTACAATTGAACAAGTTATCAATGAATCTATTAATAAGACTTTAAGACGTACTATTATTACAACCGTTACAACAGTTCTAGCTGTAGTTACTTTGTATTATGTAGGTGTTGAAGCTGTTAAGATCTTAGCATTACCATTATTGATTGGTTTGCTTGCTGGCTCTTATTCATCATTGTTCTTAGCATCTAGTTTCTGGTACGACTTTAGCAAGAAAAGCTTTAAAAAGTAG
- the recJ gene encoding single-stranded-DNA-specific exonuclease RecJ — MEKWFIKQKHREKFPKTSLDLLTKTKLQILYNRDIVDIKDIEDYITVPDTLLNDINTMKNYDILKSYIDKAVEENLKVYIVGDYDVDGIMCTSIFIKTFTELGIDVSYKIPHRVEDGYGINSTMVKDIVNEGGDLIITCDNGVQAFDAANKAKELGIDLIITDHHQIKSEDGNDILPNAVAVIDPLRRDCNYPFKDLCGAGIVFKICVDLLKEYNKLSEDLYDELISLAAFATVCDVVNLIGENRYIATKGILALRRTKNIGLNSLIEVSAINKNQIDTYHLGFILGPRFNASGRLDTASLGIELLITNDSIKADSIAMELNELNEERKSMTEDALKKVLTNINPGNLNDFIVEYVKGTHESVAGIVAGRVKERFNRPTIVLTDAKNGLKGSGRSIDNFNMFKAISACSSYLDKFGGHEMAAGISMQEANLEEFKLALNQYAKDNEIDLSREISVDALFPIALVDLRLLDMINSFRPFGKGNPDPLFADRNLTLKNFRVFGKNKNVIKLEFVTNVNTPREAVLFQDEDIFLQFIKDNYNNDIAYLLNNGKITMDIVYYPKLNEFRGIKNVDVVITNYRIAR; from the coding sequence ATGGAGAAATGGTTTATAAAACAAAAGCATAGAGAAAAATTTCCGAAAACTTCTTTAGACTTACTTACTAAAACTAAATTACAAATTTTATATAACCGTGATATTGTTGATATTAAAGATATTGAAGATTACATTACTGTGCCAGATACACTTTTAAATGATATAAACACTATGAAAAATTATGATATTCTAAAAAGTTATATTGATAAGGCTGTGGAAGAAAATTTAAAGGTATATATTGTTGGTGATTATGACGTTGATGGGATTATGTGCACTTCAATATTTATTAAAACTTTTACTGAACTAGGTATAGATGTTTCTTATAAAATTCCTCATAGGGTTGAAGATGGATACGGAATTAATAGTACTATGGTTAAGGATATTGTAAATGAAGGCGGAGATTTAATAATTACATGTGACAATGGTGTTCAAGCCTTTGATGCTGCGAATAAAGCTAAAGAGTTAGGGATAGATTTAATAATCACAGATCACCATCAAATTAAAAGTGAAGATGGAAATGATATATTACCTAATGCAGTAGCTGTAATTGATCCATTAAGAAGGGATTGCAACTATCCTTTTAAAGATTTATGTGGGGCGGGTATTGTCTTTAAAATCTGTGTAGATCTTTTGAAAGAATATAATAAGCTATCTGAAGATTTATATGATGAATTAATTTCTCTTGCAGCTTTTGCCACAGTTTGTGATGTAGTTAATTTAATAGGTGAAAACAGGTATATTGCAACGAAGGGTATTCTGGCCTTAAGAAGAACAAAAAATATCGGACTGAATTCTTTAATAGAAGTATCAGCTATTAATAAAAATCAAATTGACACTTACCATCTTGGTTTTATTTTAGGCCCTAGATTTAATGCAAGTGGTAGGTTAGATACCGCAAGTTTGGGTATAGAATTATTAATTACAAATGATAGTATTAAAGCTGATTCAATTGCAATGGAACTTAATGAACTTAATGAAGAGCGGAAGTCTATGACTGAAGATGCCTTAAAAAAAGTTCTTACAAATATTAATCCAGGTAATCTTAATGATTTTATTGTTGAATATGTAAAGGGGACCCATGAATCTGTTGCTGGTATTGTTGCAGGTCGAGTTAAAGAAAGGTTTAATAGGCCTACAATAGTTTTAACAGATGCAAAAAATGGTTTAAAAGGGTCTGGCAGATCTATTGATAATTTCAATATGTTTAAAGCTATTTCTGCTTGTAGTTCTTACTTGGATAAGTTTGGTGGCCACGAAATGGCAGCAGGTATTTCAATGCAAGAAGCTAACTTAGAAGAATTTAAATTGGCTCTTAACCAATATGCTAAGGATAATGAAATTGACCTTAGCCGGGAGATTTCAGTTGATGCCTTATTTCCTATAGCCTTGGTTGACCTAAGATTATTGGATATGATTAATTCATTTAGGCCATTTGGTAAGGGTAATCCAGACCCTTTATTTGCAGATAGGAATTTAACTTTAAAAAACTTCAGAGTTTTTGGAAAGAACAAAAATGTTATTAAATTAGAGTTTGTTACGAATGTTAATACCCCAAGAGAAGCTGTTTTATTTCAAGATGAAGATATATTTTTACAATTTATAAAAGATAATTATAATAATGATATTGCTTATTTATTGAACAATGGAAAAATTACTATGGACATTGTTTATTATCCAAAACTCAATGAGTTTAGGGGTATTAAAAATGTCGATGTTGTTATAACAAATTACAGAATTGCGAGGTGA
- a CDS encoding bifunctional (p)ppGpp synthetase/guanosine-3',5'-bis(diphosphate) 3'-pyrophosphohydrolase has product MIDNLLKSIESYNPDFDRDLVIKAFEYANSHHEGQKRKSGEPYIIHPVAVAEILASLNMDTATICAGLLHDTIEDTSATYEDIQEKFGTDIANLVEGVTKIKSINYQSGEESQAENIRKLVLAMSKDIRVVIVKLADRLHNLRTLEYMTDEKRQRIARETLDIYAPLAHRLGISRIKWELEDLCLRHIDPDTYYDLVDKVNKKRAEREYQIENIIDQLKEKLDEQNLKYYIEGRPKSFYSIYKKMKDQNKSFESIYDLTAVRIIVDTVNECYTALGVVHANWKPIPGRFKDYIAMPKPNMYQSLHTTVMSDEGDVFEVQIRTWDMHKTAEYGIAAHWMYKENLKNVNFDSNLKWLKQLMEWQSDLTDPKDFIETLKVDFFNDEVFAFTPNGDVVDLPQGATPVDFAYRVHTDVGNKCIGAKVDGKIVPLNYKLENGNIVEIITSKNLVGPSRDWLKFVKSNRARGKIKSWFRSIDKEENTALGKEMLWNELKNLNIDVHEALSKENIKDVLDYFSTNEIDDLYHSIGYGNLKLANVVNKIRLQVQDILPKHNIPKEFNPTKEHFSKSQSSIIVDDIPGLKVRISKCCNPLPGDSIIGFVTKGHGVSVHRADCPNANELKNRLSEISVRWSNEIDGAFISNIEVRATDRVGLLSEVAGFMREQNAQLKGLNAKVEDNGAATISMTIKVDNKGELNDLLRDLKQIPSVLDAYRKIN; this is encoded by the coding sequence ATGATAGATAATTTATTAAAATCAATTGAGAGCTATAATCCAGATTTTGATAGGGATTTAGTTATAAAGGCTTTTGAATATGCTAATAGCCATCACGAAGGACAAAAGAGGAAAAGTGGTGAGCCATATATAATCCATCCAGTTGCAGTTGCAGAGATTTTAGCAAGTCTTAATATGGATACTGCGACTATTTGCGCTGGACTCCTTCATGATACAATTGAAGACACCTCTGCTACCTATGAAGATATTCAAGAAAAATTTGGAACTGATATTGCAAATTTAGTTGAAGGCGTAACAAAAATTAAATCTATCAATTATCAATCTGGTGAAGAATCACAAGCTGAAAATATTAGAAAACTTGTTCTAGCAATGAGTAAGGATATTAGGGTCGTTATAGTAAAACTAGCAGACAGACTTCATAACTTAAGAACTCTAGAATATATGACTGATGAAAAGAGGCAAAGAATTGCCAGAGAAACCTTGGATATTTACGCTCCTTTAGCTCATAGGCTAGGTATATCTAGAATTAAGTGGGAACTTGAAGATCTTTGCCTTAGACATATAGACCCAGATACTTATTATGATTTAGTTGATAAGGTCAACAAAAAAAGAGCTGAAAGAGAATATCAAATTGAGAATATAATTGATCAGCTTAAAGAAAAGCTTGATGAACAAAACCTTAAATATTATATAGAGGGCAGACCAAAGAGTTTCTATTCCATTTATAAAAAAATGAAAGATCAGAATAAGTCATTTGAATCTATATATGACCTTACGGCTGTTAGAATAATCGTTGATACAGTTAACGAGTGCTATACTGCTCTTGGAGTTGTCCATGCTAACTGGAAGCCAATCCCAGGAAGATTCAAGGATTACATTGCTATGCCTAAGCCAAATATGTATCAATCGCTTCATACTACTGTTATGAGTGATGAAGGAGATGTCTTTGAAGTTCAAATTAGGACTTGGGATATGCATAAAACTGCTGAGTACGGTATTGCTGCTCACTGGATGTATAAAGAAAATCTAAAAAATGTAAATTTTGACTCTAATCTAAAATGGTTAAAGCAATTAATGGAATGGCAATCTGATTTAACAGATCCAAAAGACTTTATAGAAACATTAAAGGTGGATTTTTTCAACGATGAAGTTTTTGCTTTTACACCAAACGGAGATGTCGTAGACCTACCTCAAGGTGCTACACCTGTTGACTTTGCATATAGAGTCCATACTGATGTTGGCAATAAATGTATTGGAGCTAAGGTTGATGGGAAGATTGTTCCATTAAATTATAAGTTGGAAAATGGAAATATCGTTGAGATTATAACATCTAAAAATTTAGTAGGTCCAAGTAGAGACTGGTTAAAGTTTGTTAAGAGTAATAGGGCTAGGGGAAAAATTAAATCCTGGTTTAGATCTATTGATAAGGAAGAAAATACAGCTCTAGGCAAAGAAATGCTTTGGAATGAATTAAAGAATTTAAATATTGATGTTCATGAAGCACTTAGCAAAGAAAACATTAAAGATGTTCTAGATTATTTTTCTACAAATGAAATTGATGATTTATATCATTCAATTGGTTATGGCAACTTAAAGCTAGCAAATGTTGTTAATAAAATTAGATTGCAAGTTCAGGATATACTTCCTAAACACAATATACCTAAGGAATTTAACCCAACCAAAGAACATTTTTCTAAATCTCAAAGTTCAATTATAGTAGATGATATTCCTGGTCTAAAAGTAAGAATTTCAAAATGCTGTAATCCTCTTCCAGGCGATAGCATTATTGGATTTGTAACTAAAGGTCATGGAGTAAGTGTCCACAGGGCTGACTGTCCAAATGCCAACGAGCTTAAAAACCGTCTATCAGAAATTTCCGTTAGATGGAGTAATGAAATTGATGGAGCTTTTATTAGCAATATTGAGGTTAGAGCTACTGATAGAGTAGGTTTATTAAGTGAAGTGGCTGGATTTATGAGAGAACAAAATGCTCAACTTAAAGGATTAAATGCAAAAGTTGAGGATAATGGTGCAGCTACTATCTCTATGACTATTAAAGTAGACAATAAGGGTGAGTTAAACGATCTACTAAGAGATTTAAAACAAATCCCTTCAGTTTTAGATGCTTATAGGAAGATAAACTAA